A DNA window from Salvelinus alpinus chromosome 39, SLU_Salpinus.1, whole genome shotgun sequence contains the following coding sequences:
- the LOC139566652 gene encoding uncharacterized protein isoform X1: MMWSLWILLGTVLSVDGYVVPDLHKRLSHGRQLKIYLPKSAEKLEFTPAAEPLKTYLYWDRGSRSTRGKVSGTGTDRSWYLDQVTYKDQGTYVQSDYWNKEISSLKVAVTTRREYTKCVAGEELHISLEGINQADATLSFSGANVNVTLVHDGAVVAQDLPDYWNRVKTLSTKISIQKVNTSDVGHYTLKDTRDRVVSIVRMELTDKHENEAGNPLMALLLLLGIPASICFCCRKRIFKNKSPDTTAIQLDNPETLHPPPGYNTPGGGVSPGPGVPTFYHGPGPDPNMGGYPQVYPPHNPGMPGQPQWTGPPPQPCFNPGYPPQDPMYPPAQPPQWNGPPPNQPQYNPGVPPMGYAPVMYSAPSGKEEIKMENMSPADPLLAHPPPQVPPPASEALHSTDGAFQVNIDTGKNAPTNFL; encoded by the exons ATGGCTACGTGGTGCCTGACCTGCACAAGCGTCTGTCCCACGGGCGTCAGCTGAAGATCTACCTCCCGAAGAGTGCTGAGAAGCTGGAGTTCACCCCCGCTGCAGAGCCCCTGAAGACATACCTGTACTGGGACCGTGGATCCCGGTCCACCAGGGGAAAAGTGTCTGGGACAGGAACCGACAGGAGCTGGTATCTGGACCAA GTGACTTACAAGGACCAGGGGACCTATGTCCAGAGCGACTACTGGAACAAGGAGATCTCCTCGCTCAAAGTGGCCGTGACCA CCAGGCGCGAGTACACAAAGTGCGTGGCGGGCGAGGAACTCCACATCTCATTGGAGGGCATCAACCAGGCCGACGCCACGCTCTCCTTCTCAGGCGCCAACGTCAACGTCACCCTGGTGCATGATGGGGCAGTGGTGGCCCAGGACCTCCCAGACTACTGGAACCGGGTCAAGACCCTTTCCACCAAGATCAGCATCCAGAAGGTCAACACCTCGGACGTGGGCCACTACACGCTGAAGGACACGAGAGACCGGGTGGTCTCCATCGTCAGGATGGAACTCACAG ACAAACATGAGAATGAAGCAGGCAACCCCCTCAtggccctcctcctcctgctcggtATCCCCGCCAGTATCTGCTTCTGTTGCCGGAAGAGGATCTTCAAGAACAAATCCCCCGACACCACCGCCATCCAACTGGACAACCCCGAGACTCTGCACCCCCCTCCCGGCTACAACACGCCCGGAGGAGGGGTGTCCCCTGGACCTGGTGTCCCG ACGTTCTATCATGGCCCAGGCCCAGATCCTAACATG GGAGGTTACCCTCAGGTTTACCCTCCCCACAACCCTGGGATGCCAGGCCAGCCTCAATGGACCGGACCCCCACCTCAACCA TGCTTCAACCCAGGCTACCCCCCCCAGGACCCTATGTACCCCCCTGCCCAGCCCCCACAGTggaatggcccaccacccaacCAGCCACAGTACAACCCTGGTGTTCCTCCGATG gggtaTGCGCCGGTGATGTACAGCGCCCCCTCAGGGAAGGAGGAGATAAAGATGGAGAACATGTCTCCTGCTGATCCCCTCCTTGCCCATCCACCACCCCAG gTCCCCCCGCCCGCCTCTGAAGCTCTGCACTCCACAGACGGAGCCTTCCAGGTCAACATTGACACAGGGAAAAACGCCCCCACCAACTTCCTGTAG
- the LOC139566652 gene encoding uncharacterized protein isoform X2 → MMWSLWILLGTVLSVDGYVVPDLHKRLSHGRQLKIYLPKSAEKLEFTPAAEPLKTYLYWDRGSRSTRGKVSGTGTDRSWYLDQVTYKDQGTYVQSDYWNKEISSLKVAVTTRREYTKCVAGEELHISLEGINQADATLSFSGANVNVTLVHDGAVVAQDLPDYWNRVKTLSTKISIQKVNTSDVGHYTLKDTRDRVVSIVRMELTDKHENEAGNPLMALLLLLGIPASICFCCRKRIFKNKSPDTTAIQLDNPETLHPPPGYNTPGGGVSPGPGVPGGYPQVYPPHNPGMPGQPQWTGPPPQPCFNPGYPPQDPMYPPAQPPQWNGPPPNQPQYNPGVPPMGYAPVMYSAPSGKEEIKMENMSPADPLLAHPPPQVPPPASEALHSTDGAFQVNIDTGKNAPTNFL, encoded by the exons ATGGCTACGTGGTGCCTGACCTGCACAAGCGTCTGTCCCACGGGCGTCAGCTGAAGATCTACCTCCCGAAGAGTGCTGAGAAGCTGGAGTTCACCCCCGCTGCAGAGCCCCTGAAGACATACCTGTACTGGGACCGTGGATCCCGGTCCACCAGGGGAAAAGTGTCTGGGACAGGAACCGACAGGAGCTGGTATCTGGACCAA GTGACTTACAAGGACCAGGGGACCTATGTCCAGAGCGACTACTGGAACAAGGAGATCTCCTCGCTCAAAGTGGCCGTGACCA CCAGGCGCGAGTACACAAAGTGCGTGGCGGGCGAGGAACTCCACATCTCATTGGAGGGCATCAACCAGGCCGACGCCACGCTCTCCTTCTCAGGCGCCAACGTCAACGTCACCCTGGTGCATGATGGGGCAGTGGTGGCCCAGGACCTCCCAGACTACTGGAACCGGGTCAAGACCCTTTCCACCAAGATCAGCATCCAGAAGGTCAACACCTCGGACGTGGGCCACTACACGCTGAAGGACACGAGAGACCGGGTGGTCTCCATCGTCAGGATGGAACTCACAG ACAAACATGAGAATGAAGCAGGCAACCCCCTCAtggccctcctcctcctgctcggtATCCCCGCCAGTATCTGCTTCTGTTGCCGGAAGAGGATCTTCAAGAACAAATCCCCCGACACCACCGCCATCCAACTGGACAACCCCGAGACTCTGCACCCCCCTCCCGGCTACAACACGCCCGGAGGAGGGGTGTCCCCTGGACCTGGTGTCCCG GGAGGTTACCCTCAGGTTTACCCTCCCCACAACCCTGGGATGCCAGGCCAGCCTCAATGGACCGGACCCCCACCTCAACCA TGCTTCAACCCAGGCTACCCCCCCCAGGACCCTATGTACCCCCCTGCCCAGCCCCCACAGTggaatggcccaccacccaacCAGCCACAGTACAACCCTGGTGTTCCTCCGATG gggtaTGCGCCGGTGATGTACAGCGCCCCCTCAGGGAAGGAGGAGATAAAGATGGAGAACATGTCTCCTGCTGATCCCCTCCTTGCCCATCCACCACCCCAG gTCCCCCCGCCCGCCTCTGAAGCTCTGCACTCCACAGACGGAGCCTTCCAGGTCAACATTGACACAGGGAAAAACGCCCCCACCAACTTCCTGTAG